The Triplophysa dalaica isolate WHDGS20190420 chromosome 5, ASM1584641v1, whole genome shotgun sequence genome window below encodes:
- the LOC130420682 gene encoding E3 ubiquitin-protein ligase RBBP6-like, with product MPCVHYKFVSKLTHDTVIFEGLHITLGDLKRQIMRREKLKRCDLRISNEQTDEEYTDDADIIPSNTMVTVRRIPGTGVKSTYNRPANNWSKPSSGSSKAQVNGSLMSLEQLFKTENLAEAKASEEDKIKAVMFQSSRCYYSTNEALKLVGGLQPNYVCYKCGIPGHHIRNCPKTRDPAFIGSKRIRRSAGIPVSFLMEVDDHNMKGVMLSSSGKHVIPIINAEAYATQKKEDPPFLTRSESSTSTPDEDPVPDALLCQICKDLMTDAVMTPCCSNSFCDECIRTCLLDSDEHVCPSCTKCHVSPDDLNVNMFLRQEVNCFKNRAEGSGFSHSRKPLNSYTACSSTSQSLSHRSSSVVSEPHDSRTNSSSGKRRRGLRDDGSEVNDSGPLLKKSKNAF from the exons ATGCCGTGTGTTCATTATAAGTTTGTCAGTAAACTTACACACGACACTGTGATCTTTGAGGGCCTTCACATCACTCTCGGAGATTTGAAACGACAAATCATGAGACGAGAGAAACTGAAGCGATGTGACCTGCGCATCTCCAACGAGCAAACTGATGAAG AATACACTGATGATGCAGACATCATCCCCAGTAACACTATGGTGACCGTCAGAAGAATCCCTGGCACTGGGGTGAAATCCACATATAACAGACCTGCAAA TAACTGGTCTAAACCATCAAGTGGATCTTCAAAAGca CAAGTGAATGGTTCTTTAATGTCACTTGAGCAGCTTTTCAAG ACGGAGAATCTGGCTGAGGCAAAGGCATCAGAGGAGGACAAAATTAAAGCTGTCATGTTCCAGTCCAGCCGCTGTTACTATTCTACCAA TGAAGCACTCAAGCTGGTTGGAGGCCTTCAACCAAACTATGTGTGCTATAAATGTGGCATACCTGGGCATCACATCAGAAACTGCCCAAAGACACGG GATCCAGCATTTATTGGGAGCAAGCGCATAAGGAGAAGCGCAGGAATTCCTGTCAGCTTCTTAATGGAGGTGGATGACCACAACATGAAGGGAGTGATGCTGAGCAGCAGTGGAAAGCATGTCATTCCCATTATCAACGC TGAGGCTTATGCAACTCAAAAGAAAGAAGATCCGCCCTTCTTAACCAGGAGTGAGTCGTCCACATCCACCCCAGATGAAGATCCGGTGCCCGATGCTCTGCTGTGTCAGATCTGCAAAGATCTCATGACTGACGCTGTGATGACGCCCTGTTGCAGCAACAGCTTCTGCGATGAGT GTATTCGAACGTGTCTGCTGGATTCAGATGAACATGTTTGTCCCAGCTGCACAAAGTGTCATGTGTCTCCTGATGAtttgaatgtaaacatgttcTTACGGCAG GAAGTGAACTGTTTTAAGAACAGAGCCGAGGGGTCTGGTTTCTCACACTCCCGAAAACCCCTGAACTCTTATACGGCGTGTTCCTCCACAAGCCAAAGTCTCAGCCATCGGTCCAGCTCAGTCGTTTCTGAACCCCACGATTCCCGCACCAACTCATCCTCCGGTAAGAGGCGACGGGGGTTGCGTGATGATGGCAGTGAAGTCAATGACTCCGGACCTCTGCTCAAGAAATCCAAGAATGCTTTCTGA
- the LOC130420673 gene encoding uncharacterized protein LOC130420673 isoform X1 encodes MGKAVQGVRFRSVKIKVLRRSITGPAKVSYLYQGLPEPNCKLTPPSDPHKSITPQQAEPDDVVPSCSSCSETAYSKAKKRELHAWDAVKDDMLKVSFEGSAPITTQCVVCQEHGDYRCVECSTTAVFCEACLNSLHLPDKWNNAYYEPSTLRLFLYLPEGHGTHAFYKKGMKVIVSTGRLCTVTVNMCTCETETCTLLRYGLWLATADKHQTAFSIPLLELFVCLSLECQVSVDGFCNTLRWKNNLTLAGVSQFVEVNAIYRALVGESISHFRHHHFRKISLVDVCPQLGDGTTCPACPKADGDVIVTLDANFGLVRKQSSGTSAVEPLHGTRMFVSEKDVEEYLLSHLDSSKPHEDCSNFKAGNVLRSPQQAKKLDVTGVFGASCRHEMPLMFVNMSQGERQVYATVVIILLFYSTYSKTFLNSLTLALAIF; translated from the exons ATGGGAAAAGCAGTTCAGGGCGTACGCTTCAGGAGCGTTAAGATTAAGGTGCTGAGGAGGTCTATCACTGGCCCTGCAAAGGTTTCTTACCTATATCAAGGTCTCCCCGAGCCCAACTGCAAACTGACCCCCCCTTCAGACCCTCACAAGTCTATTACACCTCAACAGGCTGAACCTGATGATGTGGTACCGAGCTGCAGCTCATGTTCTGAGACTGCGTACAGTAAGGCAAAGAAGAGAGAGCTTCATGCCTGGGATGCAGTTAAGGATGACATGCTTAAGGTGTCATTTGAAGGTTCAGCACCAATCACTACCCAGTGTGTTGTCTGCCAAGAACATGGAGATTATAGGTGTGTTGAGTGCAGCACCACTGCAGTGTTTTGTGAGGCTTGTCTGAATTCACTGCACCTTCCTGATAAGTGGAAC AATGCTTACTATGAGCCATCCACCCTGAGGTTATTCCTATATTTACCTGAAGGCCATGGCACCCATGCATTCTACAAAAAGGGCATGAAGGTCATTGTCAGCACAG gacGGCTCTGCACCGTCACAGTCAATATGTGTACGTGTGAAACAGAAACGTGCACTCTGCTAAGGTATGGGCTCTGGCTAGCAACAGCCGACAAGCATCAGACAGCCTTCTCCATCCCTCTGCTAGAgctttttgtttgtctgtcacTGGAGTGTCAGGTTTCTGTTGATGGTTTTTGCAACACCCTGCGCTGGAAAAATAACCTTACACTTGCAGGGGTAAGCCAGTTTGTAGAG GTTAACGCAATCTACAGAGCCCTGGTGGGAGAATCCATATCTCATTTTAGGCATCACCACTTCCGAAAAATAAGTTTGGTAGATGTTTGCCCACAATTAGGTGATGGGACCACATGTCCAGCATGTCCAAAG GCGGATGGAGATGTGATAGTGACATTGGATGCCAACTTTGGCCTTGTGAGAAAGCAAAGCTCAGGGACAAGTGCGGTTGAGCCATTACATGGAACCCGCATGTTTGTTAGTGAAAAGGATGTAGAGGAATACCTGCTTTCACATCTTGACAGCTCAAAGCCTCACGAG GACTGCAGTAACTTCAAGGCTGGCAACGTGCTGAGGTCACCGCAACAAGCTAAGAAACTTGATGTTACAGGAGTGTTTGGAGCCTCCTGTCGTCATGAAATGCCCCTAATGTTTGTCAACATGAGCCAAGGAGAACGGCAAGTCTATGCCACAGTAGTGATAATTCTCCTGTTTTATTCTacttattcaaaaacatttttgaatagcTTGACCCTAGCATTAgccatattttaa
- the LOC130420673 gene encoding uncharacterized protein LOC130420673 isoform X2, which translates to MGKAVQGVRFRSVKIKVLRRSITGPAKVSYLYQGLPEPNCKLTPPSDPHKSITPQQAEPDDVVPSCSSCSETAYSKAKKRELHAWDAVKDDMLKVSFEGSAPITTQCVVCQEHGDYRCVECSTTAVFCEACLNSLHLPDKWNNAYYEPSTLRLFLYLPEGHGTHAFYKKGMKVIVSTGRLCTVTVNMCTCETETCTLLRYGLWLATADKHQTAFSIPLLELFVCLSLECQVSVDGFCNTLRWKNNLTLAGVNAIYRALVGESISHFRHHHFRKISLVDVCPQLGDGTTCPACPKADGDVIVTLDANFGLVRKQSSGTSAVEPLHGTRMFVSEKDVEEYLLSHLDSSKPHEDCSNFKAGNVLRSPQQAKKLDVTGVFGASCRHEMPLMFVNMSQGERQVYATVVIILLFYSTYSKTFLNSLTLALAIF; encoded by the exons ATGGGAAAAGCAGTTCAGGGCGTACGCTTCAGGAGCGTTAAGATTAAGGTGCTGAGGAGGTCTATCACTGGCCCTGCAAAGGTTTCTTACCTATATCAAGGTCTCCCCGAGCCCAACTGCAAACTGACCCCCCCTTCAGACCCTCACAAGTCTATTACACCTCAACAGGCTGAACCTGATGATGTGGTACCGAGCTGCAGCTCATGTTCTGAGACTGCGTACAGTAAGGCAAAGAAGAGAGAGCTTCATGCCTGGGATGCAGTTAAGGATGACATGCTTAAGGTGTCATTTGAAGGTTCAGCACCAATCACTACCCAGTGTGTTGTCTGCCAAGAACATGGAGATTATAGGTGTGTTGAGTGCAGCACCACTGCAGTGTTTTGTGAGGCTTGTCTGAATTCACTGCACCTTCCTGATAAGTGGAAC AATGCTTACTATGAGCCATCCACCCTGAGGTTATTCCTATATTTACCTGAAGGCCATGGCACCCATGCATTCTACAAAAAGGGCATGAAGGTCATTGTCAGCACAG gacGGCTCTGCACCGTCACAGTCAATATGTGTACGTGTGAAACAGAAACGTGCACTCTGCTAAGGTATGGGCTCTGGCTAGCAACAGCCGACAAGCATCAGACAGCCTTCTCCATCCCTCTGCTAGAgctttttgtttgtctgtcacTGGAGTGTCAGGTTTCTGTTGATGGTTTTTGCAACACCCTGCGCTGGAAAAATAACCTTACACTTGCAGGG GTTAACGCAATCTACAGAGCCCTGGTGGGAGAATCCATATCTCATTTTAGGCATCACCACTTCCGAAAAATAAGTTTGGTAGATGTTTGCCCACAATTAGGTGATGGGACCACATGTCCAGCATGTCCAAAG GCGGATGGAGATGTGATAGTGACATTGGATGCCAACTTTGGCCTTGTGAGAAAGCAAAGCTCAGGGACAAGTGCGGTTGAGCCATTACATGGAACCCGCATGTTTGTTAGTGAAAAGGATGTAGAGGAATACCTGCTTTCACATCTTGACAGCTCAAAGCCTCACGAG GACTGCAGTAACTTCAAGGCTGGCAACGTGCTGAGGTCACCGCAACAAGCTAAGAAACTTGATGTTACAGGAGTGTTTGGAGCCTCCTGTCGTCATGAAATGCCCCTAATGTTTGTCAACATGAGCCAAGGAGAACGGCAAGTCTATGCCACAGTAGTGATAATTCTCCTGTTTTATTCTacttattcaaaaacatttttgaatagcTTGACCCTAGCATTAgccatattttaa